The segment CGCGGCCGCAACGAGGTGAAGGTATACGTGCGTCTGCCGCGGGACGAGCGCGATTCGGAGTACCACCTCGAGCAGTTCATCGTTCGTACCCCGGGGGGCGGCGAGATGCCGCTCGGCCGCGCCGCCGAGATCGTGCGCAACCGGGCGTACACCGCGATCAAGCGGGTCGACGGCCGCCGCGTGGTCGACGTTCTTGCCGACGTCGACGAGCAGGTCTCGAATGCGGAGAAGGTCACGGCGTCCGTCATGTCCGAAGTGCTGCCCGAGATCGCGGCGCGATACCCGGGGTTGACGTACCGCATCGGTGGCGAGCAGGAGCAGCGCCGCGATGCGGTCTCGGAGCTGTTCAAGGGATTCGCCGTCGCGCTGGTGGCGATGGTCGCGCTCCTCGCCATGGCGTTCCGCAGCTACGTCCAGTGGCTCGTGGTGATGATCGTCATCCCGTTCGGCTTCGTCGGTGCGCTCATCGGCCACATCGTGATGGGCTTCGACCTGAGCCTGATGAGCCTCATGGGGATCGTCGCGCTTGCCGGCGTCGTCATCAACGACTCGCTGATTCTGATCGTCGCGATCAACGAGTTTCGGGCGACGGGGCTGTCCATGTTCGACGCCGTCGTCGAGGGGGGCCTTCGGCGGTTCCGTCCGATCATCCTCACGTCGCTCACCACCTTCTTCGGGCTGATGCCGATGATCCTCGAGAAGTCGGTTCAGGCGCGGTTCCTCGTGCCGATGGCGATCAGCCTCGGGTTCGGCGTGATGTTCGCGACGTTCATCACGCTGCTGATGGTGCCGGCGCTGTACGCCATCGTCGACGACGTCCGGCGCGGGCTGCTCCGCCTCCTGGGGTTGCCGGCCGGGCCAGTGGCGACCGCACCGCCGGCCGGCGCGCTACAGCACCACGACGCCGCAGGGAAACTCGGCGGTTAGCGTGACCTCGTCGGTGGTCAAGAACGTGTCGCACGCATTGCCGAGCAGCTCGAGCGTGTTTTCGTCGACGAGCTGCCAGTCGACGCCACATTCGAGCGGCGTGCCGTTGAGTGTGACCGTGCCGCTGCATGCTTGCGCCGGGTCGACCGTGCCGTCGAGCTCGAACACGCAGGTGCGCACGCCGCGGATGATCGCGTTGATGGCATCCACGAGCTGCGCCGGGTTGTTGGCGACGTAGTAGGGCGCGGTGCCGGTATCCAGCGGCTGTCCGACGCCGGCGTTGGCCAGCTTCTGCAGATGGGTCTGCGCGACGTCGTCGCCGACGCTCAAGACGTAGGTCTGAATGCCCTGGCTGTAGGCCTGCTGGACGGCCGACTCGGACATCATCTGCGAGGCGAGGTTGTGCGCGTCCGGGTCGACGCAGTTGTCGGGATTGCCGTCGGTCGCGAGCAGGATGGCCTGTGGTGCCGGTCGCTCGGGATCGGGTGCCGGAAACTCCGCCGCCACGGCCGCGATCGACTCGGCGGTCGGTGTGTCGCCCTGCGGCCCGTGCGTGCGCATGAGCGAATCGATCGCCGCGTAGTTGTTGAGCGCGGGCGGGGTCTCGGTGAGGATCGGGCAGGTACCGCCCGCGTTGCCGCCGTTGCTGGTATAGAGGCTCGCGCCGAAGAGGACGCGGTCCTCGAGCTTCTTGACGGCGCCGTCGACGGGGTCGACGAGAGCGTCCGTGACCGCCTGCCAGCGACTCACTCCCATGAAGTCACTGCTCATGCTGCCGGACTGGTCGATCACCAGCCAGATCGTCGGCGTTTGCGGGGCCACGTCGACGGTGATGCTCGGGCAGTCGCCCGCGTCCGGCCCTCCGCCGACGGGGATGCACTGGCCGGTCGCGTCGCAGGCGTGGTCGGGCGGGCATTCGTCGCCGCCCGGCGTGCAGTCGGCGGTGCACGTCCCGCCGGGGCCGCAGTAGTAGCCTGCGGCGCAGTCCATGTCGCTCGCGCAGACCGTCGCGCAATCGGGTGCCGGCGGGTCGACGTCACACGGGCCGGGTTTGCCGCTACCGATGTCGCCGCTGCCGCACGCGGCGGCGGCGGCACCGAGGACGAGCGATGGCCAAAGGTGCATACGGGGCATGGCGGACCTCCGATCCGTCAGCATATGCAATCGAGGGGCCGCGCCGAAAGGCCGACACCGGCGGCGATGTAGGCCGTCTGCGCGCGGGCGGCGCGGGTCGTCCGGTCGCTGGGGACGAATGGCCCCGCCGTACCGAGGCGCGCAGTCCCGGAGTCATCGCGCCGCCGGGACAGAGCTTCGGCGGATCCCCGACGGGGTGCCGTTTCGGGATCCGGGGCTTGCGCGGACGACCCGCGCGCATCGCGGCTGCAGCGAGCGGCCGCAGGCGACGTCCGCCCGGTCGACGATCGTTCGGCGTACCGTCCGTCGCGGCGTGATCGGGCGCGGCCGCGCGCGGGCCGAAATCGAACCGATGGTAATGTGTCCGGCACCTTGAGCACCACCGACGCGGGTAACGCGCAGGCGAGGTTCGGGACGTTCGCGGGGGTCTTCACGCCGTGCGTGCTGACCATCCTCGGCGTCATCATGTTCATGCGTTCCGGCTACGTCGTCGGCGAGGTCGGCGTGTGGCAGGCGCTCATCATCCTGGCGGCGTCCAAGACGATCACGACGCTCACGACCCTGTCGCTGTCGGCGATCGCGACGAACACGGAGATCCGCACCGGGGGCGTCTACTACATGATTTCGCGGACGCTGGGGCCGGATTTCGGCGGGACGGTCGGACTGACGTTGTTCGTATCCCAGGCGATCTCGATCGCGTTTTACGTCATCGGGTTTACGGAGGCGCTATTTGGGCTGTTCGCGCCGCAGGGCTCCGAACTCGCCGTCACGGTCGAGGCGTGGCGGCTGCCGCAGTTCGTGTCGACGGCCGTCATCCTCGGTCTGTTCTTCGTGACGTTCAAGGGAGCGGACCTCGCACTCAAGACCCAGTTCTACATCCTCGTGATCCTGCTGGCCTCGTGCGCGGCGTTTTTGGCGGGCGGCGCGCTGTCGTTCGACGGTGACCGATTCGCGGCCAACGCGGGCGCGGCACCCGACAGCATCGGCTTCTGGGCGGCGTTCGCGATCTTCTTCCCGGCGGCGACCGGCATCACCGCCGGCGCCAACATGTCGGGCGATCTCAAGGACCCGGGGCGGTCGATCCCGAACGGCACGCTCGCGGCGATTGCGTTCACCGGGCTGATCTACCTGTTCCAACTGGTGTTTCTGGCGGGGAGCCAGGGGCGCGACCGCTTGATCGCCGATCCGTTTGGCGCACTGCAGGACATGAGCCTGTTCGGGCCGCTTATGGTCCTCGGTGTGTTCGCCGCGACTCTGTCGTCGGCGCTCGGTAGTTTCCTGGGCGCGCCGCGCATCCTCCAGGCGATGGGGCAAGACGGCCTGATTCGGCCGCTCCGACCCTTCGCAAAGGGGCACGGCCCCGAAAACGAGCCGCGGCGCGCGACGGTACTGAGCCTGTTCATCGCGGTCGCGATCGTGTGGGCCGGGGGCCTGAACGCCGTCGCCGAGGTGATCTCGATGTTCTTCCTGATCGCCTACGGAATGATCAACCTGTCGGCGTTCGTCGAGGCGCGTGGCGGCAACCCGAGCTTTCGCCCGCGCATTCGCCTGTTCGGCTGGCCGGCGGCGCTGACCGGCGCAATCGGTTGCGCGATCGCGATGGTCAAGATCAATGAGACGTACGCGCTGGTTGCGATGGCGATCGCTGGAGCGATCTACCTGTACCTGCGCGGCCAGGAGGCGCACTGGGCCGACGCCACGCGCGGCTACATCTTTTCGCGCACCCGCGAGAACTTGCTCGCACTCGAGCGCTCCAAGCCCGATCCGAAGAACTGGCGGCCGGTGCTGGCCGTCGTCACGGAGGATGCGCTGCGCGACCGCACGCTGGTGCGCACGGGCGCGTGGCTCGAATGCGGCCGCGGGCTGTTCTCGGTGCTCGAGATCAGCCACTACGCGGACCGCGACGTGGCCGCGCGCGCAGCCGTTCGCGCCGAACGGACCGAGCACATCAAGGCGCTGCTCCACGAAAACGGCATCGTCGGGTTCGCCGACGCCGTCGTCTGCCCACCCGACGAGGAGCCGCTCGACGTGATCGTCCAAGCCTACTCGATCGGCAGTCTGCGGCCGAACACCGTGCTCGTCGGGTTGCCGGGCCGCTCCGACGAGGCGGGCCGGATGCGAACCGCGCGCCGGGTGGAGACATTCGGCGCGCTCGATCTGAACGTCGTGATCCACCACGGGCCGCCGACGGGACCGGACGCGCGGCGAGGTCGGATCGACGTGTGGTGGGGAGGCCAGAAGAACGGGTCGCTGTTGGCGCTGCTGGCGTACCTCGTGAGCCAGCATGCCGACTGGCGCAACGCGCGCATTCGCATGTTGCAGGTCGTGCGGAGCGCCGACGAACACATCGTCGCCGAGCACCGGCTCGCGCGCCTCGTCGAAGCGGCTCGCCTGTCGGTCGAGGTGGAGGTGATCCTGTCACAGGAGCCGATCGCCGATCTCATCGCCCAGACGTCGGGCTCGTCGGATCTCGTGCTGCTCGGCATGGCGGACAAGGACGTCGTCGGCTTCTCGGCGTACCTCGCTGACGCGCGCGCTTCGCTGCTCGACCGCCTGCCGACCACGCTGCTGGTGGCGTCCAACGGCGAGACCGACCTGCTGGCGTGATCGGCGCGCGCCCGCGGCCGACACCGCGCGGCGTGCGGTTGCCAGTCGCCGCACGGTGACTATGCTGACAACCGATGCGTACGCTTCCGCTGGCACTCGTGGCGCTGGCAGCCGTCCAGTCGGTCGCGTGTTTTCTGGACGACACGGACCGGCCGAGAACGTGTCCGGGCGACATCGAGCCGTTTTCACAGGCGCGGTTGACGGCGACGATCCGCGAGCACTACGCGGAGCCACCGCGGGTCGATGGCGTGCTGGCGGGCCGCACGCTGGAACTCGGCTGCGTCGAGGTCCGAGACGGCGACGCGATCGGCACGAAACAGGTGCGCTTCTTCGACGTCGTTCCCGACCACTCGGGAGGTCGCGGGACCGACAGCGATCACGAGATCGTCATCGCGTACGGGCAAGACGCGCCGCAGCCGTCGCCGATCGGCTGCGATCCGTCGCTGGGTGAGGCCGTTGTGAGTTTTCGGTATTTCGCAGACGTCGATCACCAAAACGTGCTGAGCACGTGTCCGGGAAGTTCTGCGGCGCCAGCGGTCACGCAAAGCCCGGTGACGATCGACGCGGCCGCGGGGGCAATCACGGCCGGCCCGTTGGACGTGTACGGGCGGGAGCGGTCCGCCGCCGGCACCGCCGAGGATCGAGTCGAACACGTGATCTTCGATCGGCTGGAGGCCGACATCATCGACCCGGCGGTCGCGGCGAGTTTGTGACCGGGGCGGTGGGCGGTCGACCAACCGGTTAGCGGGCGCGGCGGGCAATCCGGTACAGCCATGCCGCGAATGCGCAAAACAGCGCAACCCCGATCAGTTTCGCCGGCAGTTCCCACGCGGAACCGAGGTGGACGGCCAAGACGTTGGTGTCCTGCGCCACGGCGAACGGCACCGCGAGGCCGATGCCCATCAGCGCCTCGCCCGTGATGAGCCCCGACGCGAACAACAGGCCTCGTTGACCCGCGGCATCGCGGTCGGCGGCGCTCGCCTTTGCGAGCGCGCGCCCGGCCGCCCACGCGACGAGGCCGCCGACCAGGATCGGTGTCGTGAGTTCGATCGGCAGGTAGATGCCCACCGCCACGGCGAGCACCGGTGTGCGAAACGAGCTGCCGCGCGCCTCGAGCAGCTTGTCGACCGCGATGATCGCGACCGCGATCGCAGCGCCGATGCCGATCATGTCCCACGGCAGCCCGCCGCGCAGCACGCCGAACGATACCGAACTCATCAGCGTCGCCTGGGGCGCCTGCAGCGCATCTGCGGCGCGCATCCCCTCGCGGGGCAACACGTCGCCGAGCCCGTAGGCGTTGAACAGCAGGCTCAACACCGGCGCGAGCGCGAGCGCGGCCGCCGCGACGCCGACCATCTGCAGGATTTGTTGCTTGAACGGCGTGGCGCCGACGATCTGTCCCGCCTTGAGGTCTTGCATGTTGTCGCCGGCGATCGCCGCGGCACAGCAGACGACCGCGCCGACGAGGATCGCCGTCGCCGCCGCCGCGGTCGCCTTCGAGGCGTCGACGGAGAAGTCGACCGACGAGCCGAGAAGCCACAGCAGGATCAGCGAAATCGTGAGGATTGTCGCGATCGTGACCCCGGAGATCGGGTTGTTCGACGAACCGACCAGCCCCGCCATGTACCCGGCGACTGACGAGAACAGGAACCCGGCGAAGAACGCAAAGCCCACGCCGACCAACAAGGTCGCCAGATGGCGCGCGGAGCTGATGCCGATGGCGTCCTTGTCGACCACCATGAGGAATACGAAGAAGATCGGCACCGCGAGTGCGATCGTTCCCCACAACACGATGTGGATGGGGGTGTCGACCTCGGTCCGCGGAACGTCGCCGCCCGCGCCGCTTTTCGCCTGTCGCACTGCCGCGATCGACGACCGGATGCCGTCGCGGATGGGTTGGATCAGGGCGACGAGGGCCCAAAGGCCACCTGTCGCCATCGCGCCAACCCCCATATAGCGGATCTCTGCCGACCACACGGCCGCTGCGGCATCGAAGCCGGTCGCGTCGCCGACGATACGCGACAGGGTATCCGGATCCGCGGTGGCCATGAAGATCGGAATGCCGAACACCCACGAGATCACGCCACCGGCGAACACGAGGACAGCGATATTGAGTCCGACGATGTAGCCCACCGCGAGCAATGCGGGGCCGAGTTCGGACCCGATCCCGAACACGGACGCACCGGTGGTCATGGCGACGTCGACCTTGCTCGTGATCACCTTGAGTCCGGTCTGGCACAGCTTGACCACCGCGCTGGCGATGCCGCCGGCGGCGATCAGGCGCACGCCGCCGCCGCCTTCGCTGCCCGCCTTGAGGACCTCGGCGGTCGCGACGCCCTCTGGAAATTTCAGCCCCGCTTCGAGGATGAGCGCCCGCCGCAGCGGAATGGTGAACAGCACGCCGAGGATGCCGCCGCACAGCGTGATCAGCATCGTCGGCAAGAACTCGAAGTCGGCCCAGTAGCCGAGCATAATCAGCGCCGGCAGGGTGAAGATCGCGCCGGCCGCCAGCGACTCGCCCGCCGACGCCGCCGTCTGGACGATGTTGTTCTCCAGAATGTTGGACTGGCGGAACAAACGCAGCACGGCCATCGAGATCACGGCGGCGGGAATCGATGCCGACACCGTCATGCCGACTTTCAGCCCGAGGTAGGCATTGGCGCCGGCCATGATGGCCGACAGCAGCACGCCGAGCACGACGGCCTTGACCGTGATTTCCGGAAGCGTTCGGTCGGCCGGAACGTATGGCTTGACCGGCTCGGTGTCGGGGGGCGTCGGTTGCGTCATGTACAACTCCCTGCGCGCGCGGCGAGCGCATTGTACTCACCGGTCTCCGTTCGCAAAGCCGATTCCCCCAATTTCGGCCGGAACGCGCGGGGAGACGTCGGCGGCGCCGGCGGGGACGACACGGGCGCGCGCGCGACAGTCCGCCGGGGCCGTGCGGCCGGTGGCAGCGGGGAAAACGCCTCGGTCGACAGCGACGGCTCCTGCACCGCCGCAGCCGATCGGAGCGAGTGCAACGAGTTGGCGCGGTCGTGCGCGCGGCGGCCGGCGAGGGCGCTCGCGTCAGCGGGCCGCGGGCCGCCGGAGGTCGAAGGCCACCCGGAAGGTGACGTCGCGGTGGCCGCGCGGGGGGCGGGTCGCACGCCGAGCCGGCGGACGCCGGACCGCGGCGCGCCGCCGGGGATCGGCGGTGTAGACCCACTCCCACATCGTGCGCCCGCCAAACCGGATGCCCGGTACGCGCGCCGCGTTCTCCCACTCTTCGGCCGTCGGCAGGCGTCCTCCGACCGCCCGCGCATACGCGACCGCATCGGCGTAGGACACGTCGGTGACGGGGCGGTCCGCGGCGGCGGCGGGCGGCGCCGGTCGACCGAGCGCGGCGGCGAATTCGCCCGCGGTGACCGGCCGCCGGCCGATGTAGAACCACGGGGTGCCGTCCGGACGCGCGACGCCCATGGCCCAGTCGGGAACGGGCGGAGCGCTCGGTTCGGCATCGGGTGGCGGCGGAGCCGCGTCGGCCGAACGGGGCGCGGACAGCCGCGGCTCCGGCATCGGCCCGAACAGAAGCAGCCCGAGCCCGGTCGCGAACACCGCGGCCGACGCGACGGTGATCGCGACCAGCGCGCGGGATACGCGCGGACGCACGATCGACAGCGAGTCGGAGCCGGCGGGCTGCGCCGGCCCCGTGCGCTCCGCGGGCGCGTCGTCCGCGCCATCGCCGGCGCTCGCGTGCGGCGCCGCGGCGCCGAGGTCGCCGCCGGCCGGGGGGAGCACGGCGGGGCGCGCGACGAGCGGCGTGGGGGCCGCGCCGCGCTTGTCGCCGGTGTACGGCACGCGGTCCGCCGCGCCCTCGGCCTCGAGGCGCGCGATGATGCGCTCGAGTCGGCCCACGATGTCGCGAAACGACGGGCGGTCATCGGGCCGCTTGGCCATCATGTCCCGCGCGAGGCCGGCCAGTTCGCGGTCGGCGCTCGGGTTGTCGCGCGCGGCATCGGGTGGCGGTTCGCGCAGGTGTCGCGCGACGACCTTGAGATACCTGTCTTCGGCGGCGATGCCCGTACGGAACGGCGGCATCCCCGTGAGCATGAAGTACGCCGTGCCGCCGAGCGCGTAGATGTCGACTCGCGCGTCGATCGCCTCGCCGCGCGCCTGCTCCGGTGCGATGAAGTCCGGCGTTCCGACGACGACCCCCATGGCCGTGAGCGCCGGCTCGTCGCCGGGATCGATCGGTTTGGCGAGTCCGAAGTCGGTGACCTTGACGGAGCCGTCGGTCAGCCGCACGAGGTTCGACGGCTTGACGTCGCGATGGATGAGCCCGGCGGCCGCGGCCGCCTGCAGCCCCCGCGCTGCGTCGGCCAGCGCGCGCGCCGTCGGCAACGACGGCCACGGGCCACCGCGGTCGACGCTCGTGGCCAGGTCGATTCCATCGAGAAACTCCATCGCGATGTAGGGCCGGTCGTCGTAGTGGCCGATCGTGAACACCTGCACGACGTTGGGGTGCTGGATCGCGGCCACGGCGCGCGCTTCTCTACCGAAGCGCCGGCGCAGCTCGTCGTTGTCGCGATGTCGCGGCGACAAGATCTTGAGCGCGACCTTGCGATGGAGGTGTACGTCGCGAGCCAGGTAGACGTCGCCCATCGACCCGGCGCCGATGAACGCCTCGATGCGGTATTGGTCGACGACGGCTCCGGGGCTCAGCGCGGACACGGGGGTCAGAAGGGGGCGGCGTCGGGCGACGGGGCGCTCGGCGGCGGCTCGTAGTCGTCGTCGCGATGCGACAGGTTGTCGAAACGGGTGTAACGCCCCTCGAAGCGCAACTCGACGGTCGCGACGGGACCATGCCGGTTTTTGCCGATGATGACTTCGGCGATGCCCGGCCGCTCGCACGCTTCTTTCGAGTAGACCTCGTCGCGGTAGATGAACAGGATGAGGTCTGCGTCTTGCTCGATTGCGCCGGACTCGCGCAAGTCCGACAGCATCGGGCGCTTGTCGGCGCGCGATTCGAGGCTTCGGTTGAGCTGCGACAGCGCGAGCACCGGACAGTTGATCTCCTTGGCCAGC is part of the Deltaproteobacteria bacterium genome and harbors:
- a CDS encoding amino acid permease; translation: MSGTLSTTDAGNAQARFGTFAGVFTPCVLTILGVIMFMRSGYVVGEVGVWQALIILAASKTITTLTTLSLSAIATNTEIRTGGVYYMISRTLGPDFGGTVGLTLFVSQAISIAFYVIGFTEALFGLFAPQGSELAVTVEAWRLPQFVSTAVILGLFFVTFKGADLALKTQFYILVILLASCAAFLAGGALSFDGDRFAANAGAAPDSIGFWAAFAIFFPAATGITAGANMSGDLKDPGRSIPNGTLAAIAFTGLIYLFQLVFLAGSQGRDRLIADPFGALQDMSLFGPLMVLGVFAATLSSALGSFLGAPRILQAMGQDGLIRPLRPFAKGHGPENEPRRATVLSLFIAVAIVWAGGLNAVAEVISMFFLIAYGMINLSAFVEARGGNPSFRPRIRLFGWPAALTGAIGCAIAMVKINETYALVAMAIAGAIYLYLRGQEAHWADATRGYIFSRTRENLLALERSKPDPKNWRPVLAVVTEDALRDRTLVRTGAWLECGRGLFSVLEISHYADRDVAARAAVRAERTEHIKALLHENGIVGFADAVVCPPDEEPLDVIVQAYSIGSLRPNTVLVGLPGRSDEAGRMRTARRVETFGALDLNVVIHHGPPTGPDARRGRIDVWWGGQKNGSLLALLAYLVSQHADWRNARIRMLQVVRSADEHIVAEHRLARLVEAARLSVEVEVILSQEPIADLIAQTSGSSDLVLLGMADKDVVGFSAYLADARASLLDRLPTTLLVASNGETDLLA
- a CDS encoding oligopeptide transporter, OPT family, producing MTQPTPPDTEPVKPYVPADRTLPEITVKAVVLGVLLSAIMAGANAYLGLKVGMTVSASIPAAVISMAVLRLFRQSNILENNIVQTAASAGESLAAGAIFTLPALIMLGYWADFEFLPTMLITLCGGILGVLFTIPLRRALILEAGLKFPEGVATAEVLKAGSEGGGGVRLIAAGGIASAVVKLCQTGLKVITSKVDVAMTTGASVFGIGSELGPALLAVGYIVGLNIAVLVFAGGVISWVFGIPIFMATADPDTLSRIVGDATGFDAAAAVWSAEIRYMGVGAMATGGLWALVALIQPIRDGIRSSIAAVRQAKSGAGGDVPRTEVDTPIHIVLWGTIALAVPIFFVFLMVVDKDAIGISSARHLATLLVGVGFAFFAGFLFSSVAGYMAGLVGSSNNPISGVTIATILTISLILLWLLGSSVDFSVDASKATAAAATAILVGAVVCCAAAIAGDNMQDLKAGQIVGATPFKQQILQMVGVAAAALALAPVLSLLFNAYGLGDVLPREGMRAADALQAPQATLMSSVSFGVLRGGLPWDMIGIGAAIAVAIIAVDKLLEARGSSFRTPVLAVAVGIYLPIELTTPILVGGLVAWAAGRALAKASAADRDAAGQRGLLFASGLITGEALMGIGLAVPFAVAQDTNVLAVHLGSAWELPAKLIGVALFCAFAAWLYRIARRAR
- a CDS encoding VWA domain-containing protein; this translates as MLTDRRSAMPRMHLWPSLVLGAAAAACGSGDIGSGKPGPCDVDPPAPDCATVCASDMDCAAGYYCGPGGTCTADCTPGGDECPPDHACDATGQCIPVGGGPDAGDCPSITVDVAPQTPTIWLVIDQSGSMSSDFMGVSRWQAVTDALVDPVDGAVKKLEDRVLFGASLYTSNGGNAGGTCPILTETPPALNNYAAIDSLMRTHGPQGDTPTAESIAAVAAEFPAPDPERPAPQAILLATDGNPDNCVDPDAHNLASQMMSESAVQQAYSQGIQTYVLSVGDDVAQTHLQKLANAGVGQPLDTGTAPYYVANNPAQLVDAINAIIRGVRTCVFELDGTVDPAQACSGTVTLNGTPLECGVDWQLVDENTLELLGNACDTFLTTDEVTLTAEFPCGVVVL